A portion of the Uloborus diversus isolate 005 unplaced genomic scaffold, Udiv.v.3.1 scaffold_14, whole genome shotgun sequence genome contains these proteins:
- the LOC129232837 gene encoding RNA-binding protein 25-like, whose protein sequence is MDYCQSSIMQDKDSKLFNVKALPVNENVPIDLTREPRNGHEYLLRARLEASRVLGQESFDVPEERKTVEGNEHILRTRLEAVAAAERTVKKVGLGKLKRSQRGRDSKRPEHDEVGRKTKQDGLGGERRTNPDGRSNERRTKQDERRTKPDGHKDERTKQDGQQDDTKTKPDGQRDEERTKQDGYQDERKTKPDGQREERRAKQEDQREGRETKPDGQRDEKRMKQDGHQDERKTKPDGQRDERRTKQEDQREGRKTKPDGQRDVRIVEQDGKINKRSPKQDERKTKRNDFRDRQPEAERLGCSESENEDLFLRIHDELSRNKSELQKKFPKKTLPLEDKKRCCLFCLGSELYSRIYKKRAKKCSGHLPLLSYVIHLDEEEVLLLFQYCYEWYLNVGINETIARWLYALLACLDHPISKEQAFGMLESFYLSCFKGRCQDLEYPYQCFVESMMRKLAIEEN, encoded by the exons ATGGATTATTG tcaaagCAGTATCATGCAGGATAAGGATTCCAAGCTTTTCAATGTCAAGGCACTGCCCGTGAACGAGAACGTTCCCATTGACCTGACCAGGGAACCCAGGAACGGGCACGAATACCTACTCAGGGCTCGACTCGAGGCTTCCAGGGTCTTGGGACAAGAGTCCTTCGATGTTCCCGAAGAGAGGAAAACGGTCGAAGGGAACGAACACATCCTGAGGACCAGGCTCGAAGCAGTTGCCGCAGCAGAGAGGACCGTGAAGAAAGTCGGTCTCGGAAAACTGAAACGTTCACAGAGGGGCAGAGATTCGAAACGACCCGAACATGATGAAGTTGGGAGGAAAACGAAACAAGATGGCTTAGGAGGTGAGAGGAGAACAAATCCAGATGGCCGAAGCAATGAGAGGAGAACGAAACAAGATGAAAGGAGAACAAAGCCGGATGGTCATAAAGATGAGAGAACGAAACAAGATGGCCAACAAGATGATACGAAAACAAAACCGGATGGCCAACGAGATGAGGAGAGGACGAAGCAAGATGGTTATCAagatgaaagaaaaacaaaaccagATGGCCAAAGAGAGGAGAGGAGAGCAAAACAAGAGGACCAAAGAGAAGGAAGGGAAACAAAACCAGATGGCCAACGAGATGAGAAGAGGATGAAGCAAGATGGTCATCAagatgaaagaaaaacaaaaccagATGGCCAACGAGATGAGAGGAGAACAAAACAAGAGGACCAAAGAGAAGGAAGGAAAACAAAACCAGATGGCCAGAGAGATGTAAGGATAGTGGAACAAGATGGCAAAATAAATAAGAGGAGTCCcaaacaagacgagagaaaaaCGAAACGAAACGACTTCAGAGATCGGCAGCCGGAGGCCGAAAGATTAGGATGTTCCGAATCCGAAAACGAAGACCTGTTCCTGAGGATCCACGATGAGCTTTCCAGGAACAAGAGCGAGCTGCAGAAGAAGTTCCCCAAGAAGACACTGCCCCTGGAGGACAAGAAACGTTGCTGTCTGTTCTGCCTGGGCTCGGAATTGTACTCCCGAATCTACAAGAAACGAGCCAAGAAATGTTCTGGACACCTTCCCCTCCTGAGCTACGTCATCCACCTTGACGAAGAGGAAGTGCTTCTGCTGTTCCAATACTGCTACGAGTGGTACTTGAACGTGGGCATCAACGAAACCATCGCCAGGTGGTTGTATGCTCTCCTGGCATGCTTGGATCACCCCATCTCCAAAGAGCAGGCCTTTGGAATGTTGGAATCGTTCTACCTGAGCTGCTTCAAAGGCCGCTGCCAAGACCTGGAGTATCCCTACCAATGTTTCGTCGAGTCTATGATGCGGAAGTTGGCAATTGAAGAAAATTAA